In the Trichocoleus desertorum ATA4-8-CV12 genome, one interval contains:
- a CDS encoding 4Fe-4S binding protein, producing MKKRVTLTFPKRSIQMPVTYRLAKDFNVAANIIRAQVAPNQIGTLVVELSGDIDQLDAAVDWMRSQDIGVSLASRELLIDEEVCVHCGLCTGVCPTEALTLDPQSFRLTFTRSRCIVCEQCIPTCPVQAISTNL from the coding sequence GTGAAGAAACGGGTAACCCTGACTTTCCCTAAACGTTCTATCCAAATGCCAGTGACGTATCGACTGGCCAAAGACTTTAATGTTGCTGCTAACATTATTCGTGCCCAAGTTGCCCCGAATCAGATTGGTACGTTGGTTGTGGAGCTTTCTGGCGATATCGATCAGCTAGACGCAGCTGTGGACTGGATGCGATCGCAAGACATCGGTGTCTCCTTGGCGAGCCGAGAACTTCTAATTGACGAAGAGGTCTGTGTCCATTGTGGCCTCTGTACTGGAGTCTGCCCGACGGAAGCCCTGACCCTAGACCCACAATCTTTTCGGCTCACCTTCACGCGATCGCGCTGTATTGTCTGCGAACAGTGCATTCCCACTTGCCCAGTTCAAGCCATCTCAACAAATCTGTAG